In Colwellia sp. PAMC 20917, a single genomic region encodes these proteins:
- a CDS encoding alanine/glycine:cation symporter family protein has product MIEQWIGTINGYLWGSVLIYLLTGCGIWFTWRLKCLQITHFTHMFTLLKLSRKTDSQGISSFQALCTSLAARVGTGNLMGVAVAITLGGAGAVFWMWLIALVGMATAFAESALGQLYKEKDANGNFRGGPAYYMSKGLKSKKLAVTFSLCLFFGYGFVFSSVQAHSITSAFDGSFGINPLFTGIVITIATAFIVFGGLKNIARFAEITVPFMGLAYLLVCLAVIFLNIEKIPAIISDIFASAFGLKEAGSGLVGAAIVQGIKRGLYSNEAGMGSSPNAAAAAVPYPPHPVSQGYIQMLAVFFDTIVICSCTAFLILLFKETGSDAQGIQLTQQALAYQVGAWGSDFITIAILLFGFTSIVANFAYAENNLKYLNMDNPLGHWFLRCGFLAMLIFGSVASLPQVIALADLSTGLMTVVNVTALLLLSKVVVSITQDYHQQHNQGKLPSYKPSESEHNRFNLTKGIWQK; this is encoded by the coding sequence CGATTAAAGTGCCTGCAAATAACCCACTTTACTCACATGTTTACGTTACTTAAATTAAGTCGAAAAACAGACAGTCAGGGCATCTCTTCTTTTCAAGCATTATGTACTTCACTTGCCGCCCGTGTCGGCACCGGAAATTTAATGGGGGTTGCTGTCGCTATTACCTTAGGTGGCGCTGGTGCTGTTTTTTGGATGTGGCTTATTGCTCTTGTTGGTATGGCAACTGCCTTTGCTGAAAGTGCATTAGGCCAACTCTATAAAGAAAAAGACGCCAACGGAAACTTTCGTGGTGGTCCTGCTTATTACATGAGCAAAGGCTTAAAAAGTAAAAAACTTGCGGTAACTTTTTCGCTGTGTTTATTTTTCGGTTATGGTTTTGTTTTTAGCTCAGTGCAAGCCCATTCGATTACCAGTGCCTTTGATGGCTCTTTTGGTATTAACCCGTTATTTACTGGGATTGTCATTACTATAGCAACGGCCTTTATTGTTTTTGGTGGCTTGAAAAACATCGCTCGTTTTGCGGAAATAACGGTACCTTTTATGGGACTTGCTTATTTATTGGTCTGTCTAGCGGTTATCTTTTTAAATATTGAAAAAATCCCTGCCATTATTAGCGATATATTTGCTTCTGCTTTTGGTTTAAAAGAAGCGGGCAGCGGTTTAGTTGGTGCGGCAATTGTCCAAGGCATAAAACGTGGTCTCTATTCTAATGAAGCGGGGATGGGTAGCTCACCCAATGCCGCCGCCGCCGCAGTACCTTATCCTCCTCATCCTGTTTCACAAGGTTACATACAAATGCTTGCCGTGTTTTTTGACACTATTGTTATTTGTTCTTGCACCGCTTTTCTTATTTTATTATTTAAAGAAACCGGTAGCGATGCACAGGGAATACAATTAACTCAGCAAGCGTTAGCTTATCAAGTGGGCGCATGGGGAAGCGATTTTATTACTATCGCTATTTTACTGTTTGGCTTCACCTCAATTGTTGCTAACTTTGCTTATGCTGAAAATAATTTGAAGTATTTAAATATGGATAATCCACTTGGACATTGGTTTTTACGTTGTGGATTTTTGGCGATGTTGATTTTTGGTTCAGTAGCGAGTTTACCTCAAGTTATTGCTTTAGCTGATTTATCTACAGGGCTTATGACGGTTGTTAATGTCACGGCTTTATTACTCTTGTCTAAAGTTGTGGTGAGTATTACTCAAGACTATCATCAGCAACATAACCAAGGAAAATTGCCGAGCTATAAGCCAAGTGAAAGCGAGCATAATCGTTTTAATTTGACGAAAGGGATCTGGCAAAAATAG
- a CDS encoding DEAD/DEAH box helicase, with product MSVDAIGLSAELLKAVKACGYKTLTPVQQQAIPLIRSGVDLLASAQTGTGKTAAFSLPILEALAKIPSDNNSSKTIRALILTPTRELTQQVARNIESYSEFLPLSCGAVYGGVNMPPQTRMLKQGVDVLVATPGRLLEHVVARNVDLSQVKFLVLDEADRMLDMGFLNDIQQLISVIKQKHQTLMFSATFSNKVKTLAKQVLHTPKTLEVSRQNSTSGKVKQSVYWVSETRKCELLSELIGINNWQQVLVFAGTKESANILAKELKLDGIKSALCHGDKTQGARNKALEQFTQGKVRVLVATDVAARGLDIPDLPYVVNFHLPYLAEDYVHRIGRTGRAGKSGTAISLVSPKDEQFLENIEALIGRTFERTIVPGYELERALPAQYAEKEDKPLKKSRYKATQEKNQLIARKKADSTPAAKRRAKVAKKAKPAPTGKRR from the coding sequence ATGAGTGTTGATGCAATAGGGTTGTCGGCTGAACTATTAAAGGCAGTTAAAGCCTGTGGTTATAAAACGTTGACGCCTGTTCAGCAGCAAGCTATACCGCTTATTCGGTCTGGAGTTGATCTACTGGCAAGTGCGCAAACAGGTACCGGTAAAACAGCCGCTTTTAGTTTACCAATACTAGAGGCTTTAGCTAAAATTCCGAGTGATAATAATTCATCAAAAACCATTCGTGCACTTATTTTAACGCCAACGCGTGAGCTTACTCAACAAGTTGCCCGTAATATAGAAAGCTATAGTGAATTTTTACCATTAAGCTGTGGTGCAGTTTATGGTGGTGTAAATATGCCACCACAAACTAGAATGTTAAAGCAAGGTGTTGATGTACTTGTTGCTACACCTGGGCGTCTACTTGAGCATGTAGTGGCGAGAAATGTAGATTTATCACAAGTTAAATTTCTTGTTTTAGATGAAGCTGACCGTATGCTAGATATGGGTTTTTTAAATGACATTCAGCAATTAATCAGTGTTATTAAGCAAAAACATCAAACATTGATGTTTTCAGCAACATTTTCAAATAAAGTGAAAACGTTAGCTAAACAAGTCTTACATACGCCAAAAACCTTAGAAGTTTCACGTCAAAACTCAACATCAGGCAAGGTTAAACAATCAGTTTATTGGGTATCAGAAACACGTAAATGTGAATTGTTATCAGAATTGATTGGTATTAATAATTGGCAGCAAGTACTTGTTTTTGCAGGTACCAAAGAAAGTGCAAATATACTCGCCAAAGAACTTAAGCTTGACGGAATTAAGTCGGCGTTGTGTCATGGTGATAAAACACAAGGTGCAAGAAACAAAGCCCTTGAACAATTTACACAAGGAAAAGTTCGCGTGCTTGTTGCTACCGATGTTGCAGCCCGAGGATTAGATATTCCTGATTTACCTTACGTTGTTAACTTTCACTTGCCTTATCTTGCCGAAGATTATGTACACCGTATTGGCCGTACAGGCCGAGCAGGAAAGTCTGGTACGGCAATTTCATTAGTTAGCCCTAAAGATGAACAGTTTTTAGAAAATATCGAAGCATTAATTGGTCGAACTTTTGAACGAACAATTGTCCCTGGATATGAACTAGAACGTGCTTTACCAGCACAATATGCTGAAAAAGAAGATAAACCCTTAAAGAAAAGCCGTTACAAAGCGACACAAGAGAAAAACCAATTAATTGCCCGTAAAAAGGCAGACAGTACGCCAGCGGCTAAACGACGTGCAAAAGTGGCAAAAAAAGCCAAACCAGCACCTACCGGTAAACGTAGATAA
- a CDS encoding GGDEF domain-containing protein, protein MQTLNLVDNQAFQYNAFKVFDSPDHEKSNRKLALMEQLQTSLELDRLLNIFAMEAAKYVDFSGLYFKKGDMTASIRGSRQGKNERSFELKLNQKFVGILTYAINSPISITNYKILNELHQYLIHPLNNALQYQEALLLAMQDGLTSLNNRRCFDEQLKRAMHHANRQNSKVGLIVCDLDKFKLINDSHGHNLGDEVLIQFSLALKESVRDSDSLFRFGGDEFSIIVENATLDSLLVIEQRIYSAMTRDPLLSKYQVSCSLGHTFMDRMDTQTSFFKRADKALYQRKIFKGRKLSLV, encoded by the coding sequence ATGCAGACATTAAATTTAGTAGATAATCAGGCTTTTCAATATAACGCTTTTAAAGTGTTCGATAGTCCTGACCATGAAAAATCTAATAGAAAATTAGCGTTAATGGAACAACTCCAAACATCGCTAGAGCTTGATCGTTTACTCAATATTTTTGCAATGGAAGCAGCTAAGTATGTCGATTTTTCAGGTCTATATTTCAAAAAAGGTGATATGACCGCTTCGATTAGAGGGAGTAGACAAGGTAAAAATGAACGTAGCTTTGAATTAAAACTAAACCAAAAGTTTGTTGGTATTTTGACCTACGCCATTAATTCACCAATAAGCATTACTAATTATAAGATACTTAACGAGTTACATCAGTATTTAATTCACCCATTAAATAATGCTTTACAGTATCAGGAAGCTTTGCTGTTAGCGATGCAAGATGGATTAACCTCTTTAAATAATCGCCGATGTTTTGATGAGCAGTTAAAGCGTGCTATGCACCATGCAAACCGCCAAAATAGTAAGGTTGGTTTAATCGTCTGCGATCTTGATAAGTTTAAATTAATTAACGACAGTCATGGCCACAATTTAGGTGATGAAGTCTTGATTCAATTTTCTTTGGCGCTTAAAGAAAGTGTCCGAGATTCTGATAGTTTATTCAGATTTGGTGGTGATGAGTTTTCAATCATTGTTGAAAATGCCACGCTAGATTCTTTACTCGTTATTGAACAGCGAATATACAGCGCAATGACTCGTGATCCTTTATTATCAAAATATCAGGTCAGTTGTAGTTTAGGGCATACTTTTATGGACAGGATGGATACGCAAACAAGTTTTTTTAAACGCGCCGACAAAGCGCTATATCAAAGAAAAATATTTAAAGGCCGTAAGCTAAGTTTAGTCTAG